The following proteins are co-located in the Takifugu flavidus isolate HTHZ2018 chromosome 16, ASM371156v2, whole genome shotgun sequence genome:
- the LOC130540084 gene encoding protein yippee-like 5, which translates to MGRIFLDHIGGTRLFSCANCDTILTNRSELISTRFTGATGRAFLFNKVVNLQYSEVQDRVMLTGRHMVRDVSCKNCNSKLGWIYEFATEDSQRYKEGRVILERALVRESEGFEEHVPSDNS; encoded by the exons ATGGGGCGCATCTTCCTGGACCACATTGGCGGAACACGTCTCTTCTCCTGCGCTAACTgcgacaccatcctgaccaaCAGATCGGAGCTAATCTCAACACGGTTTACCGGTGCCACGGGCAGAGCTTTCCTCTTCAACAAG GTGGTGAACCTCCAGTACAGTGAGGTGCAGGACAGGGTGATGCTCACCGGAAGGCACATGGTGAGGGATGTCAGCTGCAAGAACTGCAACAGCAAGCTGGGCTGGATTTATGAGTTTGCTACCGAAGACAGCCAGCGGTACAAAGAGGGCCGGGTCATCCTGGAGAGAGCGTTGGTTCGAGAGAGTGAGGGCTTCGAAGAGCACGTCCCTTCAGACAACTCATGA
- the lclat1 gene encoding lysocardiolipin acyltransferase 1, translating to MAVSARGLYFVVTLFLGSFFGSIFMLGPVLPLMFLSPAWYRWITDRIVATWLTLPVSLLELVFGVKVVITGDGFIPGERSVIIMNHRTRLDWMFLWCCLLRYSYLRLEKICLKAALKAVPGFGWAMQVACFVFIQRRWVEDKKHMENMLDYFCDIREPLQLLLFPEGTDLTENTRQRSDAFAAQNGLPKFEYVLHPRTTGFTFIVDRLRKGDNLDAVHDITVAYPKNIPQTERHLILGLFPREIHFHVRRYSVTSLPSSSSDLESWCRDRWAEKETRLHDFYSAQPRGFDREGVARVPPCKTELRVALIKAASLLYWSSFIALCFTGLWLWPPFRLYFVLMVGVFVAQQKLIGGLELLELSCHRYWKSMATDEKMK from the exons ATGGCTGTGTCAGCCCGTGGCCTGTACTTTGTGGTCACCCTGTTCTTGGGTAGTTTCTTTGGAAGTATCTTCATGCTGGGTCCAGTTTTGCCCCTCATGTTTCTGTCTCCAGCATGGTACCGCTGGATCACAGATCGCATCGTTGCTACTTGGCTGACCCTCCCCGTG TCTTTGCTAGAACTGGTATTTGGGGTCAAGGTGGTGATAACAGGCGACGGCTTCATCCCAGGTGAGAGAAGTGTGATCATCATGAACCATCGCACCCGTCTGGACTGGATGTTCCTGTGGTGCTGTCTGCTCAGGTACAGCTACCTCCGTCTGGAGAAGATCTGCCTCAAGGCTGCGCTGAAGGCTGTGCCAGGCTTTG GCTGGGCTATGCAGGTGGCCTGCTTCGTCTTCATTCAGCGGCGTTGGGTGGAGGACAAGAAGCACATGGAGAACATGCTAGACTActtctgtgacatcagagagccgctccagctgctgctcttccctgAAGGCACAGACCTCACCG AAAACACAAGACAACGGAGCGATGCGTTCGCTGCCCAGAACGGCCTGCCAAAATTCGAGTACGTGCTGCATCCCCGCACAACCGGATTCACCTTCATCGTGGACCGACTGAGAAAAG GAGATAACCTGGATGCCGTCCATGATATTACAGTAGCATATCCAAAGAACATCCCTCAGACCGAACGCCACCTCATCTTGGGGCTTTTCCCCCGCGAGATCCACTTCCACGTCCGTCGATACTCCGTGACCTCATTgccttcctcatcctctgaTCTGGAGTCCTGGTGCCGAGATCGCTGGGCTGAGAAGGAAACCCGCCTCCACGACTTCTATTCCGCCCAGCCCCGAGGCTTCGATAGAGAAGGCGTCGCACGCGTGCCGCCATGTAAGACGGAGCTGAGGGTTGCTCTGATCAAAGCCGCCTCGTTGCTGTACTGGAGCAGCTTTATTGCGCTGTGCTTCACTGGCCTGTGGCTCTGGCCTCCATTCAGACTCTACTTCGTGCTCATGGTCGGAGTGTTTGTGGCTCAGCAGAAGCTGATTGGAGGGTTGGAGCTGCTAGAACTGTCCTGCCATCGATACTGGAAGTCCATGGCAACCGATGAGAAGATGAAATGA